From Desulfovibrio inopinatus DSM 10711, the proteins below share one genomic window:
- a CDS encoding L-2-amino-thiazoline-4-carboxylic acid hydrolase, which translates to MKNIFRKLIGIIVVLPFVIAIKTLSIFMSQQKAIEKIGPIVTVIAKQTLKYWVPTICVPNEFDAFPQKMKRNFKLWRLFYDIEVSEENSNVFKLFISNCPFCEALNSFGFPNLSAYICEGDWAIAHDNSDKWIFERAHQIGTGDSFCDHTYKRIQL; encoded by the coding sequence ATGAAAAATATATTTCGAAAACTGATTGGCATCATAGTTGTTCTCCCGTTTGTCATAGCGATAAAAACTCTCTCCATTTTCATGAGTCAACAAAAAGCCATTGAAAAAATAGGACCAATAGTAACAGTAATTGCAAAACAAACTTTGAAATATTGGGTACCGACAATTTGTGTCCCGAATGAATTTGATGCATTTCCCCAAAAAATGAAAAGGAACTTCAAATTATGGAGACTTTTTTACGACATTGAAGTTTCTGAAGAGAACAGCAATGTATTTAAACTTTTTATTTCAAACTGCCCCTTCTGTGAAGCCTTGAATAGCTTCGGTTTTCCAAATCTGAGTGCATATATTTGCGAGGGAGATTGGGCCATTGCTCATGACAACTCAGATAAATGGATTTTCGAAAGGGCTCATCAAATCGGTACGGGTGATAGCTTTTGTGATCACACATATAAAAGAATACAACTGTGA
- a CDS encoding GtrA family protein: MKFFNSSLTAQKGQTVFNRWLLQTVAKAIRYGVIGASCALIDLGLFAFFVSVTSFSPVIINVFTYFIGTLLSFYTNARFTFCCNDKMFRRASLFFFAAVVGLSLSSFLLHAAPWLGIGVITMKIISMIFVFGVQFSFNNFVTFG; the protein is encoded by the coding sequence ATGAAGTTCTTTAATTCGTCATTGACTGCCCAAAAAGGGCAGACAGTATTTAACCGTTGGTTACTGCAAACGGTGGCTAAGGCTATTAGATATGGGGTTATCGGAGCAAGCTGTGCACTCATTGATTTAGGGCTCTTTGCATTTTTCGTGTCGGTGACTTCATTTTCGCCTGTAATAATTAATGTTTTCACTTACTTCATTGGTACTCTTCTTTCTTTTTACACCAATGCTCGTTTCACATTTTGCTGTAATGACAAGATGTTCCGTCGTGCCAGCCTGTTTTTCTTCGCTGCTGTCGTTGGACTGAGCCTATCTTCTTTTTTATTACATGCAGCACCATGGCTAGGAATAGGCGTTATAACAATGAAAATTATATCCATGATATTTGTGTTCGGGGTGCAATTTTCTTTCAATAACTTTGTAACTTTTGGTTAG
- a CDS encoding glycosyltransferase family 2 protein: MEKLYIIIPAYNEASNIEELVSEWINVVSNVSPESRLLIVNDGSRDNTLEILHRLKQEYIQLEIEDKPNGGHGSTIYYGYQRAIEAGADYVFQTDSDRQTLPEEFSQFWKVRKNFDACIGVRSHRQDGSSRVIVTSVLRLALFLVFGLNIKDANTPFRLMRHDVLRDALALVPPNHNLTNVMLSIVLSAQKRNIAWLPITFRPRQGGVNSINLRRISRIGLKAVQDFWAFRKTLRQNGL, translated from the coding sequence ATGGAAAAACTTTATATTATTATCCCTGCTTACAATGAAGCAAGCAATATCGAAGAATTAGTTTCTGAGTGGATCAACGTAGTATCCAATGTATCTCCAGAAAGTCGATTGTTGATCGTCAACGATGGTTCTCGGGATAATACTTTAGAGATTCTTCATAGATTAAAACAAGAATATATCCAGCTTGAGATAGAAGATAAGCCAAATGGTGGGCATGGGTCCACTATCTATTATGGATATCAACGAGCGATTGAAGCAGGTGCCGACTATGTTTTCCAAACGGATTCCGATCGGCAAACTTTACCTGAAGAGTTCAGTCAGTTTTGGAAAGTTCGAAAAAACTTTGACGCATGTATTGGCGTTCGCTCTCATCGTCAGGATGGGAGCTCTCGTGTTATTGTAACATCTGTTTTGCGCTTGGCTTTGTTTCTTGTCTTTGGATTAAATATCAAAGATGCAAATACCCCTTTTCGACTAATGCGGCATGACGTTCTGCGTGATGCTCTTGCATTGGTACCTCCCAATCATAATCTCACCAATGTTATGCTCTCCATCGTTTTATCCGCTCAAAAACGCAATATCGCATGGTTACCCATAACATTTCGTCCAAGACAGGGTGGTGTGAATAGCATCAATTTGCGTCGCATTTCTCGAATTGGACTGAAAGCTGTCCAAGACTTCTGGGCGTTCCGAAAAACACTTCGGCAAAATGGATTATAA
- the glf gene encoding UDP-galactopyranose mutase has protein sequence MEQGLEYIIVGAGFYGAVLAEQIAENLGKHVLVIDKRNHIGGNSYTENDLETGIEKHVYGSHIFHTDKEAVWNYITQFTSFNNYRHKVLSTYKDSIYHIPINLLTINAFFKTRMNPKEAKEFIQQRAQEALIKDPNNFEEKAISLMGRELYEAFIKGYTLKQWQTDPRNLPASIINRIPAKFNYDMGYFTDPWQGIPVDGYTKVFQRILDHPRIEVQLGVDFEDIQNQLPATAFVIYSGPIDAFFHYKHGKLKYRSLRFEDKVVDVEDFQGTAVMNYAEAQVPYTRIHEYRHYHPELNYVKDKTCITYEYSLDTGTENEPYYPVNTPQDKKILSKYQAEAATLKNVLLGGRLGSYQYLDMDDAIELALNDFNTVILSRVKNM, from the coding sequence ATGGAACAGGGACTTGAGTATATCATTGTTGGTGCCGGTTTTTATGGGGCCGTACTCGCCGAGCAAATTGCTGAAAATCTTGGGAAGCATGTTCTTGTTATTGATAAAAGAAATCATATCGGTGGAAATTCATACACTGAAAATGACTTAGAGACAGGGATAGAAAAACATGTCTATGGATCACATATTTTTCATACGGATAAAGAGGCTGTATGGAATTACATAACTCAATTTACATCGTTCAACAATTATAGGCATAAAGTCTTATCGACATATAAAGATAGTATCTATCACATTCCTATAAACCTTCTTACTATCAATGCTTTTTTCAAAACACGTATGAATCCGAAAGAAGCAAAAGAATTTATTCAACAACGAGCTCAAGAGGCTTTAATAAAAGATCCAAATAATTTTGAGGAAAAAGCTATAAGCCTCATGGGGCGCGAGTTATACGAGGCTTTTATCAAAGGCTACACACTGAAGCAGTGGCAAACCGATCCACGGAATCTTCCTGCCTCTATCATCAACCGTATACCAGCGAAATTCAATTATGATATGGGTTACTTTACCGATCCATGGCAAGGAATTCCAGTCGATGGATATACAAAAGTTTTCCAACGAATTCTTGATCATCCTCGCATTGAGGTCCAATTAGGAGTTGATTTTGAAGATATTCAAAATCAACTCCCCGCAACAGCATTTGTTATTTACAGTGGACCAATCGATGCTTTTTTCCATTATAAACATGGGAAATTAAAATACCGTTCTTTGAGATTTGAAGATAAAGTCGTTGATGTTGAAGACTTTCAGGGAACGGCTGTTATGAATTATGCCGAGGCACAGGTTCCGTACACGCGGATTCATGAATATCGACATTACCATCCTGAGTTAAATTATGTAAAAGATAAAACATGTATTACATATGAGTATTCACTGGACACTGGCACTGAGAATGAACCGTATTACCCTGTGAACACTCCACAGGACAAAAAAATACTGTCTAAATACCAAGCTGAAGCGGCTACGCTAAAGAACGTTCTTTTGGGGGGACGTCTGGGCTCATATCAATATCTTGATATGGATGATGCAATTGAATTAGCATTAAATGATTTCAATACTGTCATATTATCCCGAGTGAAAAATATGTAA